One part of the Botrytis cinerea B05.10 chromosome 8, complete sequence genome encodes these proteins:
- the Bccox16 gene encoding Bccox16: MAVFGSKKFRGAAESNTLAARYRSALARHPFALFGLPFIATMVAGSFFLTPATAIRYEKHDKRVRRVSKEEELGIGKAGRRVDMKEEYYRLAAKDLDDWEQKRVKRLPGEHDGKL, encoded by the exons ATGGCAGTCTTTGGAAGCAAGAAGTTTCGCGGAGCGGCAGAGTCAAATACCCTCGCCGCAAGGTATCGCAGCGCTTTAGCCAGACATCCATTTGCCCTCTTCGGTTTACCATTTATTGCTACTATGGTAGCTggatctttctttcttactCCTGCCACAGCTATTCGATACGAGAAACATGATAAACGTGTGCGAAGAGTaagcaaagaagaggagCTAGGAATTGGTAAGGCTGGAAGGCGAGTGGATATGAAAGAAGAATACTAT AGACTCGCCGCGAAAGACTTAGACGATTGGGAACAAAAGAGAGTCAAGAGACTTCCGGGTGAACATGATGGTAAATTATAG